One Onthophagus taurus isolate NC chromosome 11, IU_Otau_3.0, whole genome shotgun sequence genomic window carries:
- the LOC111415432 gene encoding general odorant-binding protein 28a-like has protein sequence MKSFLVVFLVVIAAAFADEKEFVAEFKALIKDVGTKCLSEVGATNDDLDSLIMKKEIPTKHEGMCLILCMHKHWGIQTADGKMDLEAGLKSIAPLKEFDADAYSKATTVFKTCHEKVEEDSDPCVTATHMAKCGKEESEKLGLHENYDI, from the exons ATGAAATCGTTTCTCGTAGTGTTTCTTGTTGTTATTGCAGCGGCTTTTGCT gacGAAAAAGAATTTGTCGCCGAATTTAAAGCACTCATAAAAGATGTTGGGACGAAATGTTTAAGCGAAGTTGGAGCTACAAACg ATGATTTAGAttctttaataatgaaaaaagaaatccCAACGAAACACGAAGGAATGTGTCTTATTTTGTGCATGCATAAACATTGGGGAATT caaACAGCCGATGGTAAAATGGATTTAGAAGCTGGACTTAAATCTATAGCCCCACTAAAAGAATTTGATGCCGATGCTTATTCTAAAGCAACAActgtttttaaaacttgtCACGAAAAAg TTGAGGAAGATAGTGATCCTTGTGTTACCGCTACTCATATGGCTAAATGTGGCAAAGAAGAAAGCGAAAAATTAGGACTCCACGAAAATTATgacatttaa